The DNA sequence AAGAAAAAGTTGTTTATTTTTGGCGGACTTGGACTTTTATTACTGGTTGTAGTATTATTAGTTTTGTTTAGCGGTGATAAAGAAACTATAGTTTCGGTACAAACTGAAAAAGTTACAAAACGAAATATTACGCAAATAGTTTCTGCAAATGGAACAATCGATCCGGTAGAGAAAGTTGAGTTAAGACCTGAAGTAACTGGAGAAATAGTAGAATTACCGGTAAAAGAAGGTGATAGAGTCAAAAAAGGTCAATTATTAATTAGACTTAAACCTGATCAGTATATTGCGCGAAGAAATGTTGCAAAAGCAAGTTTAAATTTAGCTGAAGCTTCATTAAGGGAACGCGAAGCAACATTAACAGAAGTTGAAGCAAATTATAACAGAACTAAAGAATTATACGAGAAGAAATTATCTAGTGATTCTGATTTGGAAGCTGTAAAATCTGCTTATATTGGAGCAAGATCCAGAGTTGAAGCTCAAAAAGCTTCTGTTCAGCAAGCTCAAGAAAATTATAATGATGCTGTTGTTGAACTTGACAAAACTGCAATTTATGCACCTTTGGATGGAACAGTAAGTGCTCTTAATGTTGAAAAAAGCGAACGTGTTTTAGGAAGCTCATTTAGTCAAGGTACACATTTGATGACAGTTGCGGATTTAAATCAAATGGAAGCAATTGTTGAAGTAGATGAAAATGATGTTGTACTTATATCAATTGGCGATACAGCAACAATAGAAATTGATGCATTTGGCGAAGAGAAATTTACCGGAGTTGTAACTCAAATTGGAAATAGCGCAAAAACTTCAGCAACCGGAACACAAAATGAAGTTGTAAATTTTGATGTGGAAATTAGGTTGGTAAGTCCGAGTGAAAAAATTCGTCCTGGAATGTCTTGCGATGCGGATATTAGAACTGAAACTAGGAAAAATGTTCATTCAGTCCCAATACAAAGTGTAACTGCAAGAATGCCAAAGAATAATGCAAAAAAAGTGGAAACAACAAAACCTGAAGAAAATGGAAAGTCCGAAGAAAACAAAGAGAAAGCAAAACCAGTAGAAGTTGTATTTGTTGAAGAAGGCAATTTAGCCAAAATGGTTGAAGTAAAAACCGGAATTAGTGATGATACTTATATGGAAATTAAAAGCGGCTTGAAAGAAGGGCAAATGATTATAAGCGGTCCATATAAAGCAATTTCTAAAGAATTAAACGATAGCACAAAAGTTAAAATTACAAATAAACGCGGTGAACAAAAACCCGAAGACGAAGAAGAAAGTAATTAACCAATCGGATTAATAATGAACATAATTAATATTGAACATATAGCAAAAATCTATCAAGTTGGAACGGAAGAAGTTCATGCTTTAAGAGATGTATCTTTAAGAATAGATAAAAATGAATACGTTGCAATAATGGGTCCTTCTGGTTCGGGAAAATCAACATTAATGAATATTCTTGGCTGCTTGGATACTCCAACAAAAGGACTTTATACTTTTACTGGTAAAAATGTAAGTGAAATGAATGATAATGAATTGGCTTCAATAAGAAATAAAGAAATAGGATTTGTATTTCAAACCTTTAACTTATTGGCAAGATCAAATGCATTACATAATGTTGAACTTCCATTAATTTATGCCGGAATCGGAAAAGAAGAAAGAAGAGAAAGAGCTAAAGATGCATTGCTAAAAGTTAGTTTGGAAGACCGTATGGATCATAGACCAAATGAACTTTCCGGCGGACAAAGACAGAGAGTTGCAGTTGCAAGAGCGCTTGTAACAAATCCATCAATTATTTTAGCAGATGAACCAACCGGAAATTTGGATACAAAAACCGGTGAAGATATAATGGCTCTTTTTGAAAATCTTTACAAACTTGGAAATACAATTATTCTAGTTACTCACGAAGAATATATTGCGGAACATG is a window from the Ignavibacteriota bacterium genome containing:
- a CDS encoding efflux RND transporter periplasmic adaptor subunit, which codes for MGKVNRKKSKKKLFIFGGLGLLLLVVVLLVLFSGDKETIVSVQTEKVTKRNITQIVSANGTIDPVEKVELRPEVTGEIVELPVKEGDRVKKGQLLIRLKPDQYIARRNVAKASLNLAEASLREREATLTEVEANYNRTKELYEKKLSSDSDLEAVKSAYIGARSRVEAQKASVQQAQENYNDAVVELDKTAIYAPLDGTVSALNVEKSERVLGSSFSQGTHLMTVADLNQMEAIVEVDENDVVLISIGDTATIEIDAFGEEKFTGVVTQIGNSAKTSATGTQNEVVNFDVEIRLVSPSEKIRPGMSCDADIRTETRKNVHSVPIQSVTARMPKNNAKKVETTKPEENGKSEENKEKAKPVEVVFVEEGNLAKMVEVKTGISDDTYMEIKSGLKEGQMIISGPYKAISKELNDSTKVKITNKRGEQKPEDEEESN
- a CDS encoding ABC transporter ATP-binding protein, with translation MINIEHIAKIYQVGTEEVHALRDVSLRIDKNEYVAIMGPSGSGKSTLMNILGCLDTPTKGLYTFTGKNVSEMNDNELASIRNKEIGFVFQTFNLLARSNALHNVELPLIYAGIGKEERRERAKDALLKVSLEDRMDHRPNELSGGQRQRVAVARALVTNPSIILADEPTGNLDTKTGEDIMALFENLYKLGNTIILVTHEEYIAEHANRIIRLRDGLVEKDEILKNRRVAQPQHLEV